Proteins from a single region of Primulina tabacum isolate GXHZ01 chromosome 5, ASM2559414v2, whole genome shotgun sequence:
- the LOC142545754 gene encoding putative serine/threonine-protein kinase PBL11, with protein sequence MGICLSRQVKSESVFHSDTGVNSFKMVSKDGTELSISKDGTELSNSSSKGSSTSVPPTPRSEGEILQSSNLKSFTYNDLKASTRNFRPDSVLGEGGFGSVFKGWIEEHSLSAAKAGTGMVIAVKKLNHDGWQGHKEWLAEINYLGQLRHPNLVKLIGYCLEDDHRLLVYEFMSKGSMENHIFRRGSYFQPLSWGVRMKIALGAARGLAFLHNAETKVIYRDFKTSNILLDSNYNAKLSDFGLARDGPTGDKSHVSTRVVGTYGYAAPEYLSTGHLTSKSDVYSFGVVLLEILSGKKAVDKNRPPGEHNLVEWAKPYLTNKRRNFRIMDPRLEGQYSMARAIKSANLALQCICMDPKLRPNMNEVVTALEQIQDSKDPSKNDEKDCPPSRRGQPSNGLRYCRSSAAGETRSKVAYPRPSASVHYA encoded by the exons ATGGGGATTTGCCTGAGTAGACAAGTTAAATCTGAGAGCGTTTTTCATTCTGACACAG GCGTGAACTCTTTCAAAATGGTCAGCAAAGATGGGACTGAGTTAAGCATCAGCAAAGATGGGACCGAGTTAAGTAATTCAAGCAGTAAAGGTTCTTCTACTTCTGTACCCCCAACTCCTCGAAGTGAGGGTGAGATATTGCAGTCTTCCAATTTGAAAAGCTTTACATACAATGACCTCAAGGCATCCACAAGAAATTTTCGTCCCGACAGCGTATTGGGGGAAGGGGGTTTTGGTTCCGTATTCAAGGGATGGATAGAGGAGCATTCACTTTCAGCTGCAAAGGCTGGAACCGGTATGGTGATAGCTGTGAAGAAGCTGAACCACGACGGATGGCAGGGTCACAAGGAATGGTTG GCAGAAATCAACTATCTTGGGCAGCTACGTCATCCTAATCTTGTAAAATTAATTGGTTACTGCTTAGAGGATGACCACCGACTTTTGGTCTACGAGTTCATGTCCAAAGGCAGCATGGAAAATCACATATTTAGAA GAGGTTCTTACTTCCAGCCACTTTCATGGGGAGTAAGAATGAAAATTGCTCTTGGTGCTGCTAGGGGGCTAGCCTTTCTTCACAATGCAGAGACAAAAGTAATAtatcgggatttcaagacttcTAACATTCTTCTTGATTCG AACTACAATGCCAAGCTTTCTGACTTTGGGTTGGCCAGGGATGGGCCTACTGGTGATAAGAGCCATGTCTCGACCAGAGTCGTGGGAACTTACGGATATGCTGCCCCTGAGTACCTATCAACCG GCCATTTAACCTCCAAGAGTGATGTATACAGCTTTGGTGTGGTTCTTCTAGAAATTTTATCAGGTAAGAAAGCAGTAGACAAGAATCGTCCCCCGGGAGAACATAATCTCGTTGAATGGGCTAAACCTTATCTCACAAACAAACGCAGAAATTTCCGTATTATGGACCCTCGGCTTGAAGGCCAATATTCAATGGCTCGAGCTATAAAGTCAGCTAACCTTGCTCTTCAATGCATATGCATGGATCCCAAGTTAAGACCGAACATGAATGAGGTTGTTACAGCTCTAGAACAGATCCAAGATTCAAAGGACCCTTCAAAAAATGACGAGAAAGATTGCCCACCAAGTCGACGTGGCCAACCTAGTAATGGACTTAGGTATTGCAGGAGCAGTGCTGCTGGTGAAACACGATCAAAAGTGGCTTATCCAAGACCTTCGGCTTCTGTACATTACGCATGA